In Pyrus communis chromosome 15, drPyrComm1.1, whole genome shotgun sequence, the genomic stretch caattttctctcACTACTACCCGCGCTGCTGGTGGAAAATGGCAGCTCTTGCAACAAAACGTCGGCATTTCCGCCATGCACATGCAACTCCTCTACAACGACCGCGTCATCATGTTCGACCGCACCGACTTCGGCAAATCCAACTTGTCCTTACCCAACGGTACATGCGTCAGAAACGACTGCACCGCCCACTCCGCCGAGTACGACGTCACAACTAATACCGTCCGCCCCCTCACGGTTCAATCCGACATTTGGTGCTCCTCCGGCTCCGTAGCCCCCAACGGCAACTTGATCCAAACCGGCGGCTACGACATAGGAGAGCGCCGCGTTAGGGTTTTCGAGCCCTGCACTGGTTGTGATTGGAAGGAGTATGAGAATACCTTAGGCGTGAACCGCTGGTACGCCACCGATCATATTCTGCCCGACGGACGGCAGATCATCATCGGCGGAAGGCGGCAGTTCAACTTCGAGTTTTATCCGAAGACCGAGTCTTCGAGCCATGTCTACAGCTTTCCCTTCCTTGTGCAGACTAACGACCCCAACGAGGAAAACAATCTTTACCCTTATGTTTTCCTCAATGTCGATGGGAATTTATTCATTTTCGCAAACAATCGAGCAATTCTGTTCGATTATGTCATGAACAAAGTCGTTAAAACCTACCCGCAAATACCCGGCGGCGACCCGAGGTCGTACCCTAGCACCGGTTCAGCCGTGTTGCTGCCATTAAGGAACTTGACGACTCCGTCTATTGAGGCTGAGGTTTTGGTCTGTGGTGGAGCTCCGAAAGGGTCTTATATCAAGGCAATAAAGGGTACTTTTGTGGAAGCTCTCAACACATGCGGTCGGATCAAAATAAACAACCCGAAGCCGCAGTGGGTTGTGGAGACTATGCCTCAAGCTAGAGTCATGAGTGACATGTTATTGCTCCCAGATGGCACCGTTTTGATCATCAATGGTGCATCTTTTGGGACTGCTGGTTGGGAACTCGGACAGAATCCTGTGCTCGAACCACTTGTGTACCGACCAGATAACGCTGTTGGGTCAcggtttgaaaaacaaaaccctgCCTCAATACCGCGAATGTACCATTCCACCGCGGTATTACTACGTGATGGTAGGGTACTCGTTGGAGGTAGTAACCCTCATGATAAATACGAGTTAGCCGATGAGTTATTTCCAACAGAATTGAGATTAGAGGCATTTAATCCTGATTATTTGGATGCCAAGTACTCGAAGTTGCGTCCGAGAATCGTTGATCCCAAATCACAAGCTAAAATCAGTTACggaaaaaaattattcattcGGTTTTCGTTGAAGGGAAGCATAGCAACGAATTTGGTGATGGTGACGATCGTGGCGCCGTCATTTAATACACATTCCTTCTCAATGAATCAGAGGCTGCTGGTTCTTGCGGCGGAGACCGTCAAAAAGGTAGGGACAATGACGTACCAAGTTCAGGTGACGACGCCGGGTTCCAGTAATCTTGCGCCTTCCGGATATTATCTTCTCTATGTGGTGCATCAGCAAATTCCAAGTGAAGGCATCTGGGTTCAAATTCTGTTATGACATGAAAGTTATATTATACAGTTTGTGTAGTGCTTCCTCCCCTTcttttttacttcatttttttttatcacaaaaacaTGATTAATTGTGAGTTGGACAAATAAAAATGTTCATAGAACATTTATCTTTTTTAGACAGAACAGCTTTGATTCCACTTTGCAAGTTGTATTTgtacttctttttatttttataactttACCAAAGTAGTACTAacttttatataataaaaaagtcGAGTAATATTAAAGAGACCACACTGTATACAAAATGTTGTACGTTCGGTTTAACAACTCTAAAAGAAATGATTTTCCTGTACCGTGCAGCAAGTTAGCCATCCTTGTGCTTTAACCGGCATAGAAATACATGATTTAAAATCTAAATCCAGCATAAATTAAATGTTTTGACCCTCCCAGATATATTTACATTAGCTAGATATGGGTTTCACGCTCTGAAGAGACCCCTTGGAAACCAAGGGATGGTACTCCAGCTTCTTCATACAGTCGTCAGTGGCAGCGCCGAAGATCAAACTTCAGACTTGTTTTTTTATGGGAGAAGGAAATCctgaatttaatttatattatttggGACCAAGGGAATAACATTTCTATCTTCCGGCAAATAACTTGCTTCATTAAACAAGCATTCGAAAAAAATACGGGATTCCCAAGCTGTACTTTAAGTTCATAAAGTTGATAAGCTACTGAAACCTGCAGATCATAAGTTGATGAAATTCATATCCAAACTCTCCCTGTGGAACTACATTCAGGGAACACGGGCCGGAAGTACAACTCGATGGACAAGTGATAGAGAAATCTTCACGGTATAAATACAAATGAAATATCGATCTAATATGATAGAAAAAGGTTTGGAAAGCAGAATCTGAAATGCAATTAAAAGAATCAGTGGAACATAATTTTAATGAAGTTCAAACCTAACAATGTTTACATATACAAGGCAAATACATAAGACCAAGACGATTGAGTAGTTCTTGCTGACAGGGCAGATGACACATGTCATCTGTGATGCCtactaagagcatcttcaaaaaagatgtcaaatgttaaacataaaatttgaatttgacaaCCTATGtgacattttgacatctttcaaaattttgttctccatccggtatgtcaaattaaatattattttattacactattttcttttctttttattttatttaactattattttattaatttcctTGTCCTCTACTCCTACTTGCATTCAGTGGCGGATCTAAAGAGGGACCTGGGAGGTCCTAGGACCCTTCGTAGAGCCTAAATCGTGCTTTGAAATTTTCCGAGGACCCCTCGTACTCGAAGATGACGGCCAGTGCAGCTTCAGCGGCGGCGTCTTCATAGAGAAGACGACCGCGcaaagaagaaatatttttttctattttaagacTTGGCCCATAAAGCTCTTTAGGCCAATTGTTTGGTTTTGTTCGATTTTTGCTGTTTGTTTGTGGGCCTAATATTTTGCTTAGGCTTTTGGTGAGATGGTTGGGGtgttgcttgttttcttgttttcaagGCCCACTTTTTCTTTGTGgtacttttttgggtttttattttgtaaagttTCTTGATAACTAATGAATTTTACATTTGtatcattaaataaataaataaataaataaaaaccccaAACCGCTATCACGTCCCCCCGCAGTCCCACCCCATCCCTTCCTCAACTTGATATTATATTCTCCcttaaaaaaaacttgatatttatatttattttatgcatTCCGATAATGATTTTTCTCAATTAAGAGGCATTAGCAATCTTGCTAAAAAAATGGTGGAAGAAAGGGTTGCAGCAAATATTTGCTTTTTCAGTGAGCTTTGGTTTTACCGATTGCAACTGCTTCAATGAAGATGCTATTTTTCGCTATGAATATGATTCAAGGTCTACTTCGCAACAAAATGGGAGATTGCGTGGAGATGACACTTttcaatataaatttttttatctttattattgGGACCTCGTGAGTCTCAAATCCTTGATACGTCATTGCTTGCATTCAAGTCTTTCTCCATGAAAACTATCCACGTCTGCAATATGTTCATCACTTTCTCAACTCTCcacatcaaagccaaatccctCAACTGGGTTTTCCTCCTATGTTTCACATGAAGAAATTGCATTTTTTTACACAATGAACAGAACCCAGAAGCTGACTTTGATTGTTGCACTGACTTCATCGACAACTTTGGTGTTTTTCCTGCTTTTCATCTACTTCTACTGCAAGCAAACTGCAAAAAGTGAGCAAAAAGATGTGGAAAAAACAGAGCAGAAGCAAGAGGAAGTTGTGGAGGCAGAGGAGGAGCTGATGACTTTTCAGGATGGGGAGGACCTCACAGTCTGTGACATTCTCGATGCTCCGGGGGAAGTGATCGGAAAATCGAACTATGGCACGCATTATAAGGCTTTGTTGCAGAGCAGTAACTTAGTGAAGTTGCTgaaaaaagggaagaagaaggacGGCGGCGCTTCGAGTGA encodes the following:
- the LOC137718180 gene encoding aldehyde oxidase GLOX1-like translates to MKPISLVSDLMIFSLFILSFQFSLTTTRAAGGKWQLLQQNVGISAMHMQLLYNDRVIMFDRTDFGKSNLSLPNGTCVRNDCTAHSAEYDVTTNTVRPLTVQSDIWCSSGSVAPNGNLIQTGGYDIGERRVRVFEPCTGCDWKEYENTLGVNRWYATDHILPDGRQIIIGGRRQFNFEFYPKTESSSHVYSFPFLVQTNDPNEENNLYPYVFLNVDGNLFIFANNRAILFDYVMNKVVKTYPQIPGGDPRSYPSTGSAVLLPLRNLTTPSIEAEVLVCGGAPKGSYIKAIKGTFVEALNTCGRIKINNPKPQWVVETMPQARVMSDMLLLPDGTVLIINGASFGTAGWELGQNPVLEPLVYRPDNAVGSRFEKQNPASIPRMYHSTAVLLRDGRVLVGGSNPHDKYELADELFPTELRLEAFNPDYLDAKYSKLRPRIVDPKSQAKISYGKKLFIRFSLKGSIATNLVMVTIVAPSFNTHSFSMNQRLLVLAAETVKKVGTMTYQVQVTTPGSSNLAPSGYYLLYVVHQQIPSEGIWVQILL